A section of the Alligator mississippiensis isolate rAllMis1 chromosome 8, rAllMis1, whole genome shotgun sequence genome encodes:
- the CBX8 gene encoding chromobox protein homolog 8 gives MELSAVGERVFAAEALLKRRIRKGRMEYLVKWKGWSQKYSTWEPEENILDARLLAAFEEREREMELYGPKKRGPKPKTFLLKAQAKAKAKTYEFRSDSARGIRVPYPGRSPQELASTSRAREGLRNIGLPPQSTSTSTSTGTSTSTPKMECIRDRVVRVEEKPGETPKKRGPKPRKELYPVESLDPTKRKSGEPGDKVGDYLKARKMEEAVPGAAKFGSGHSVIQLARRQEPELSGTMASPGRAEVGVKLGASETYPPRVAKHRADFLDPKGQGGLDPGGPKILHGSANQSSVGSLYRDSVGAQAGRPSLIARIPVSRILGDPEEETWSPSLNNLEKVVVTDVTSNFLTVTIKESSTDQGFFKEKR, from the exons ATGGAGCTTTCGGCCGTCGGGGAGCGGGTCTTCGCGGCCGAGGCCCTGCTCAAGCGTCGCATCCGCAAA ggGCGCATGGAGTATCTGGTGAAATGGAAGGGCTGGTCTCAGAA GTACAGCACCTGGGAGCCCGAGGAGAACATCCTGGACGCCCGGCTGCTTGCAGCCTTTGAGGAAAG GGAGCGAGAAATGGAGCTCTACGGGCCCAAAAAGCGAGGCCCCAAACCCAAAACCTTCTTGTTGAAG GCCCAGGCAAAAGCAAAAGCCAAAACCTACGAATTTCGCAGCGACTCTGCCAGGGGGATCCGGGTGCCGTATCCTGGCCGGTCCCCCCAGGAGCTGGCCTCCACCTCCCGGGCTAGGGAAGGACTGAGAAACATAGGCCTGCCTCCCCAGAGCACAAGTACCAGCACCAGCACCGGTACCAGTACCAGCACCCCCAAGATGGAGTGCATCCGGGACCGAGTGGTTAGAGTAGAAGAGAAACCTGGGGAGACCCCCAAAAAGAGAGGCCCGAAGCCGAGGAAAGAGCTTTATCCGGTGGAGAGCCTGGATCCCACCAAGCGGAAATCCGGGGAGCCAGGGGACAAGGTGGGAGACTACCTCAAAGCCAGGAAAATGGAGGAGGCCGTTCCAGGAGCAGCCAAGTTCGGGTCGGGACACAGCGTGATCCAGCTAGCCAGGAGGCAGGAGCCCGAGCTGTCCGGCACCATGGCTAGCCCCGGCCGAGCCGAGGTTGGGGTGAAGCTTGGAGCCTCCGAGACGTACCCTCCCCGGGTCGCCAAGCACAGGGCAGACTTTCTGGACCCCAAGGGGCAAGGCGGGTTGGACCCCGGCGGGCCAAAGATCCTGCACGGCTCGGCCAACCAGAGCTCTGTGGGCAGCTTGTACCGAGACAGTGTGGGGGCCCAAGCTGGCCGGCCGTCCCTCATCGCGAGGATCCCCGTGTCCAGAATTCTGGGGGACCCGGAAGAGGAGACCTGGAGCCCTTCTCTCAACAAcctggagaaggtggtggtgaCTGATGTGACCTCGAACTTTTTAACCGTCACGATAAAGGAGAGCAGTACGGACCAAGGATTCTTTAAGGAAAAGCGATGA